The Sminthopsis crassicaudata isolate SCR6 chromosome 5, ASM4859323v1, whole genome shotgun sequence genome contains the following window.
ACTCACTAGACTAGCCTCTCCTTCTATCTCCCTGCTTAAGGGGGTCTGCTCCCTCCACTCAGgataaaccttttctggcgatcatACAGATTTTTTTGGATGGttagttgttgtacttccaatctttgggAATTTTactagtcaagcactattttggaagctgaatttggtaattagtaatgAGGTATGGGAGGAGTTTAGAATAtcacatgtgtcttctccaccctcttggctctgcccctcaagATGTATGCTTTTTCTCTATGTTTTGAATAATTGTAAATGCAGTTTATTAATCGTAGGTGGGAATCAAGGAAAAaggttagaaaacaaaaaaaaaaaaaatgaaaaaggaatttcttGAATGTAAATTCGGTAAAATGtcaaatgtatttataaaaagaaaaaatgcaatcaCTTTTTAACTTTGGGTATCATGagaatcattttgcttttcaattaGTAAAACTTGACTGTGTGAGAAACCAGAATCCAGAGTTTCAAAGCCAAAGAAAGAGGATAGAATAAGTGGTGGttacagtcaataaacattgattatctACTCTGCACCAAGCTCCATAACAAGCACTGGGTGTATAAAAAGGCTCAAGGTGGGTTCTGGCCtgaaggagcttccattctaaggaGGTGACTCCATACAAACAACTCTGTTCAAATAATGGGGTTACCACAAAAATTGGAAGGCAGGAAAGTGTCTCTTGGGCTTCCTCCAAGTATGAAATATAGGAGCGCATGTTGACTAGGGAAAAGTTGTCTTCCAAAGGCCAGTTATCACTATGGGTACGTCATACTCCCTGTGCTATTGCTCTCTTTCCCACACACAGTCTCTTTCTTGATTCCTTCCCGTTTGCTCATATGCTGccttcttcattcacagactttGTCCAGGATCAACACAAGAGCCTATTGGGGAAAGCAAAATCGCTGATTTTCCGAGGTCCCCCTCACGGAATGCAAGGGCTGGACTTTGAGGGCCAAAAGCACGGCATTCCTGGAAGGCCAAAAATGGAGGCAAAGGACGTTGGGGGCCCATCCTGGGTGAGGAGTTCTTCTTACACCACTCCTAACAATACCATTCTATTTCCTTCAATCGTTATGGAACCATTACTTCCTGTTACCCCTGAATGTCTCCGAAAAGCCACCCCAGCTTATCCTGGCCAAGCCGTCAATGCTGTTCCAAAGAGAACATTCAAAATCCATTTGGCCACAGAATGCCAAACATTGTCTGAGACTGGGCTTGAACGTTCATCTGTGTGGTCCCAGGGAGAATCTTCTGCAGCCAAAGAAGCGGCCCCTAAATGTGACAACAAAAAGATCAGTCGTTTTTGGAAGACCACAGCCAAAGTATCCCCGACACTTCTGAGTGAATCAAAGCTATGTCCCAGAGACCTATCTGGACCTTCCTTGAATTTGGCCCAGGGAGAAGGTCCACCAACCCATGCAGCCACCCCAAAATGTGGCATGCAGAAATTCAGTTCTCTTTGGAGGAAAACAGCCAAAGTTTTCCCGGCACTGCTGAGTGAATTGGAGACATCTTCCAGAGATCTCGATGATCCCTCCTTCAATTGGGCTCAGGGCGAAGGTCCACCACCCCAAGCAGCCAGCCCAGTACGGGCCATCAAAGTAGTCAGAACTCTAGGAAAGAGGAGCACCAAATCATCCCCAGGCCTGCCGACTGTAGCAAATACATTCTCCAGTATACTCTCTTCCCAGGGGCCCCAGGGAGAAATTCCTCAAGCCGAAGAAGGCATAAGAGCTTGTGCCATTAAAGGAGTCAGTGAACTTCGGAAGAGGATGGCCAAGGTTTCCCCAGCACTGCCCAATGTGTCCAAGACACCACACAAAGTTGTGTCTAAACCCTGTGATGTTTGGCTCCAGGATGAAGATCTTCCACTGCAAGAAGCCCTCCAAGTGAAAGGTTTCAGTGCTCCTCGGAACAGGAAGACGACCACTGTAAACCCTCGCCCACCCATTGGATCCAAGACATTCCCCACAGTTGTGTCTGACAGGTCCTCTAATTGGCCCCAGGGGGAAGCTGCTTCAGGCCAGGAAGCCACCCCGTTCTGTGGCATCAAAGTAATTATAACTGGGATAAAAAAGTGCACAGAAGGATCCCCAGGTCTGCCAAGTGAGTCCAAGGCATTGCGTGAAATTATCTTCCAATCTTCCTGTAACTGGACCCAGGAAGAAAATGCTGGGACTCAAATTGCTACTCCAGCATGTCCTCCCCAAACCAGTGGCCCCTGGGAGGGGTCGGTCGAAGTCCAGCTAACCTCGTCCCCCCGGTCTCAACCTTCGCCGAGCCTGGTCACCAAGTTCTCTGAGCAAAGGCC
Protein-coding sequences here:
- the LOC141542452 gene encoding uncharacterized protein LOC141542452 — its product is MMKRNGVFPQDFVQDQHKSLLGKAKSLIFRGPPHGMQGLDFEGQKHGIPGRPKMEAKDVGGPSWVRSSSYTTPNNTILFPSIVMEPLLPVTPECLRKATPAYPGQAVNAVPKRTFKIHLATECQTLSETGLERSSVWSQGESSAAKEAAPKCDNKKISRFWKTTAKVSPTLLSESKLCPRDLSGPSLNLAQGEGPPTHAATPKCGMQKFSSLWRKTAKVFPALLSELETSSRDLDDPSFNWAQGEGPPPQAASPVRAIKVVRTLGKRSTKSSPGLPTVANTFSSILSSQGPQGEIPQAEEGIRACAIKGVSELRKRMAKVSPALPNVSKTPHKVVSKPCDVWLQDEDLPLQEALQVKGFSAPRNRKTTTVNPRPPIGSKTFPTVVSDRSSNWPQGEAASGQEATPFCGIKVIITGIKKCTEGSPGLPSESKALREIIFQSSCNWTQEENAGTQIATPACPPQTSGPWEGSVEVQLTSSPRSQPSPSLVTKFSEQRPQEIGCGKHSAFGAFLENLQIGGLTEAHRALLISPRKRNKSANEQK